AGCACCTTCGACAGCGCGTAGCACCCTTCGTAGGCGGTGTGCCGCTGCGTCTCGGTCACCGGCACCGGGTGCTTGTAGACGAAGTGGCCGACGGCGGCGTCACCGCCGATGAGGACGAAGCGCTCGAACGTCGGGCTCTCCCGCGCCTCCTCCAGCAGCCAGAACAGCCCCTTGACGGCGACGTCCATGATCTCGTCCGGCGTCTCCTTGCACGTGGCCAGAGGCACGACGTGGGTCACGCCGTCCATCGCCCGGCGTACGGCGTCCCGGTCGGCGATCGAGCCGAACACCGACTCGACGCCGTCCACGTCCAGACTCCGGTTGTGGCAGAGCGCGCGGATCTCGCAAGTCCCCCGCAGGCGTTCGACGAGGGCCCGGCCCACCTTGCCGGTCGCACCGGTGACGAGGAGCCTCACGAGTTCTGCCACTGCGGGAGGTCGAGCAGGACGCTGCCCTGCAGCTTCTGGGCCTGCTTACGCGCGCCGGTGGAGTCGAAGAACTGCCCCTCGTCGAAGAGCCAGGGCCGGGTGCCGCCGTCGGCCTCGTGCCGCGCCCGCAGGTCGGCGAGCATGCCGTCCCCTCGCCCGTACGACGGCCACTTCACCCCCGACTGGCAGAACGACATGTCGATGAAGAAGCGCGGGCTGCCCTCACCGCCCGGCTTGGCCCGGCGCGCGTGCCACATGCCCGAGTGCACGATCAGCATCGAGCCGGGCGAGACGTCGTCGACCGTGATCGACCCCGGCAGGTCGGAGTCGCCGAGGAACGTCAGTGCGTTGCTCTCCACGGCGTGGTCCTGCGAGCCGGGCACCAGGAGCAGGTCGCCGATCGTGCCGTTGAGTCCGTTGAGGTAGAAGAACACGTGCACCATCAGGTGCGAACGGTTGGTCTGCGGGTACTGCTCGTAGTCCTGGTGCCAGGCGACGCCCCTGGTGCCGGCGTCGTGCCGCGCGGCGTGGATGTGGTGGAAGACGTACCGCTGCCCGCCCATCACCTTGTCCACCTGCTCGAGTGCCCGCGGATGCCAGGTGAGCGCCCCGATCTCGTTGCTCTCGTACGCGTTCCGCTGCGGCCTGGTCGACGCGTGTTCGTCGACGGCCACCTTCAGCGTCTCGATCTCCTCCTTGCCGAGGAAGTCCGGGAAGACGGCGTACCCCTGCTCCTGGAACGTATCCAGCATCACTTACCCCTTCGGCAGCCCGAACGGCTACGTCGACCGACATGGCGGGAGCTCTGCGTCGCACATCGGCACGGCAGTGGGCGGACAGCACGCAAGGTCAACTCTCGACGCTAGCCGCGCCCCGATTTGGGTGTCAACGCGCCCCGCCCGGCGGCCGGTACCGGCCGCATCGGAGGACCGTTCACTGAGTACGACCGTGCGCCGTGGGTGACCTCAGCCGGCGGCCAGGACGCGGTCGAGGGTAGCCCGGCCCGCGGATCCCCAGGTCGGCTGCCCGCCGGGCAGACCGCGTTCTGCCGCCTGGCCGATCCCGATGAGGGAGACACCGCGCAGGACTGCCCACGCACGTGCCCGCCGGACCGTCGCGTCGTCGGCGATCGCGTACGACGCGAAGAAGTGCGATGCCGTGCCTGCCGGCAGCAACAGCCACGCGGCCGCGAGGTCGGTCGCCGGATCGCCGGCACAGAGCTCACCGAAGTCGAGTACGCCGGACAGCGTGCCGGCCGAGGTGACGACGTTCGCCGGGTGAAGATCACCGTGGATCCACACCGGCGGACCGTTCCAGCCGGGAGCCGTGACGCCGTCGTTCCAGACGCTGCGGACGTCCGCGACCTCGACGCCTGCGTCGACCGCCTCGAGCTTCTGCTCGAACTCGGTCGCGACAGCACCGAGGGGCACACCGCGTTTCGGGTTCGCCGGCGCCCCCGCGGGTGCGCGTACGTGCAGAGCCCGCAGGAACCCGGCCAGGGTTTCCGCCGCGTGTGGACCGCGGCTGATCGGGATGCGGTCCGCGGGTTCGCCCGGCACCCACGTCGTGACGGCCCACGGCATCGGAAAGAGCGCGGAGGGTTCACCGTCTCGCACCGGAACCGGCACGGGCAGCGGGAGCCGCGATGCGAGTACGGGCAACCAGCGTTGCTCCTTGTGAAGAAGCGACGGTGCGCGCTGAGAGCGTGGTAATCGAACGGCCAGGTGGTCCCCCAGCCGCCACAGCTGGTTGTCCCATCCCCCGGCCACCGGGCGAAGCTCCAAGTCCGCGAGGTCCGGATGCTGTGCCCGCACCAGCGAGCGCACCAGCGGTTCGTCGATCTCGAACCTGTTTACCGTCAATTCGAGATTGCCCCCAGTGGCCGGAAGTCGGTGAAGGTCTCGCAACCCTCCGACCCGCCAGACCCTCGGTCCAGGTAGTAGAAACTGGTCGGGCGCCGGTCGTACTGGCGGTCCTCGTACTTGATGCGCACGACGTCATAAGAGCTCCCCCTCGTGAGGTCGAGTGCTTCCATATACAGCTCTTTGAGGGTGGGAGCACCTTCTGGCCAGGTACTCGTTCTGGCCGGGGCGTTCAGCGGCCTCACGTCGGTGGTCTCGTCGTCGTGGACGGTGAGCGACCAGGCGCCGCGGGACGTCCCACCGCACTTGCCGTCGAAGTACTCGAGCGTGAACGAGTAGTCGGAGATCTCGTCCCACGGGGCCGGCTCGCCTTCACCGGCGTCGGCGGCCCCACAGCCGCCAGCGAGGAACGCGACGACTGCGGCCGTCCCGGCGGTCCGTCCGCGGATGGTGTGCAAAGTCCATGAGCGGTTCACGTCCCGGCTCCTTCCGCCGAAGCGACCTGCCGTACAGGAGAGCTTAGGTCGCCGGGACGCGGACTGCCTGCCTGTCTCGTCGCAGCGCGTGCAGCGCGACGGCCAGGCCGGCCAGCGTGAGGAGCGCGCCGGCCAGATAGATGGAGCACGTCCCCGGAGCGCTGTCGACCAGCCGCCCGCCCAGCCAGCCGGCGAACGCCGCCGCGAGCTGGAAGCCGGACGCGTTGACCGCCACGGCCAGAGTGGGTGCCGTGGCCGCCGCGGTCACGACCCGGGTCTGCATTCCGGGGATGATCGCGAACCCCAGCAGGCCCATCCCGAACACGAGCACCACCATGACCGGCCGGATCCCGCTGGACAGCCAAGCCAGCAGGAGGACGGCGGCCAGGGCCGCGAGCAGTCCCACCAGCGACAGCACTCCGGCGCGGTCCGACAGCCGGCCACCGGCGAAGTTCCCCACGACCGCGCCGGCGCCGTAGACCAGCAGGAGCACCGGCACCGAGGTGGCGGCAAATCCTCCGGCGTCGGTCAGCAAGGGAGCGAGGTAGATGAAGACTGTGACGATCCCGACGTTGCCGACGGCCGTCAGCGCCAAGGCGAGCTGAACGTTCCGGTCGGCGAACACCCGTAGCTCCGCCACCACCGAACCACTGTCCGGCCGGCGCTCGGCCGGGACGAATCGCAGCACCATCGCCAGCGCGCCAAGGGTGAGCACGGCAATGGCCGCGAAGGTCGCCCGCCAGCCGAAGTGCTGGCCGACGAACGTCCCGATCGGCGCGCCGAGGATGATCCCGAGGTTCATGCCGAGGGTCACCTTCGCCACCGTCGACGCCTGCTTCGTGGGCGGTGCCATCGACACCGCCGTGGCGATCGCGACCGCGAAGAACGTGGCCACCACCAGACCGGCCGCCAACCGGGAAGCCAGCAGGGCCGGGTAGTTCGGCGCCAGGGCGGACGCCGCGTTGGCCAGCAGTGACACGGCGACCAGGCCGACGACGAGGGGCTTGCGGGCCAGCCTGGCCGTCATGACGGTGACGACCGGGCCGCCGACGATCATTCCGACGGCGTACGCCGAGGCCAGCAGCCCGGCCGCGGCGACCGAGACCGACAGGCCGTCGGCCACCTCCGGCAGGATGCCGGAGATCACGAACTCACCGGTGGTGAAGCTGAACACCACCAGCATCAGGGAGAGGACGGGCAGCAGCATCGCGGGGATCCGATCGTCCAGGTCCGGTTGACAGTTCAGAGGGCGGCGCCGCTGTCGACCACCAGGTCGGCACCCACCACGGACGCGGCGTCCTCGGAGGCGAGATACAGCACGGCGGCGGCGATCTCCTCCGTCGCGGACACCCGGCCCAGCGGTAGGTCGTGCCGGACGCGTTCCGCCCGCTCCGCCTCGGTCTCGCCCCCGCGCAGGGACATCGACGTCGCGGTCGGCCCGGGGCTGACCACGTTGATGCGGACGCCCTCGCCGGCATGGTCCAGCGCCGCGGCCCGGCTCAGCGCGGTGACGGCGGCCTTGGTGGTGGCGTAGGCCGCGGTGCCCGGCCGACGGGCATGCATGCCCAACTGGGAGGCGATGTTCACGATCGACCCACCGCCGGGCTGGGTGCGCATCTGCCGGATCTGCGCCTGCAGGGCGTGGAACACGCCGGTGACATTGATGTCGAGCTGGGCCTGCCAGTCCGCCTCCGGCAGGTCGGCCAGGGAGGTTCCGCCACCGCGCAGGACGCCGGCGTTGTTCACCGCGACGTCGAGGGAACCGAAGGTGTCAACCGCGGCTTGCACGAGTACCGTCGCGTCGACCGCGCTGCTCACGTCCGCCGGGAACGTCATCGCCTTGCCGTGGTCGCCACCCGCGTGTTCGATCAGCGCCACCGTCTCCTCGAGCGGCTCGGGCCGGCGTCCGGCGACGACGACGTTCGCCCCCTCGGCGGCGAACGCGAGCGCGACGGCTCGGCCGATACCCGAACCCGCGCCGGTGACGAGGGCGGTCCGGCCGGTGAAACGACTGGTCATGGCGACTCCATTTCAGAACGATCGATCCATTATCGGGGTAGACGAAGCGACATAGCGTTCGGCACCGTCGGGGAACGCGAGTCGGGGAGGTCAGTCGAGCAGGGCCAGCACCTGGTCGGCGGCGTCGCGGATGCGGGCCGGATCCGACGTCGCCTTGCCGACGACCCGCAGGCCCTGCAGGAACACCAGCAGCATGCGGGCGAGGGCACGCGGATCGCGGTCGCCGGGGAGCTCGCCCTGCGCCTGGGCCCGGACGAGCGCGGAGTGCAGCATCGTCTCCGACTGGTCCCAGCTGTGCTCGACGCGCCGGGCCGCCGCCGGGTCGTGCGGCGCGAGCTCGGCGGCCGTGTTGGTGACGAAACACCCAACAGGGCCGGCCTTCTCGTCCGCGGCGTCGGCGGCGAACCGGCGTACGAGCGCTCGTACGGCGGGCAGCGCCGGCCCGGGCGCGGACAGCTCGCGCAGGTTGCGTGAATCCCGGCTCTCGCAGTACCGGTCCATAGCGGTCAGGTACAGGTCGTGCTTGCTGCCGAAGGTGGCGTACAGACTGGCCCGCCCGATGCCGAGGTGCTCGACCAGGTCCGCCATCGACGTCGCCTCGTAGCCACGCCGCCAGAACAGCTCCAGCGCCGACTGCACCGCCGCGTCCGGGTCGAACTCCTTGGTCCTCGCCACGAGCGTCAGCCTAGATTTTCTGGAACGATCGGTCAAGCACTATCCCCGGGCGTACCGAAAGACGACCTCGGCCACCGCGGGCGGCGGGGAGCCGGTAGCCCACACCAGCCGGACGGCGTTGGTCTCCCGTCCACCCGCGGACAGCTCGGTGAAGTCGGGAGCCAGCGCGCCCAGCGTGCGCCAGCGCCGTGAGCCGTCGCGCACCTGCACCTTCGCCCGCGCGTCCGGCGACGTCAGCACGACGACACTTGCCAGCGGCCTGCTCCGCGATGCCGTCACGACGAGCGCGTCACCGTCGGCCGGAGTCGACGCGGCGCGGTACCACGTGTCGACGGTCCCGTCCGCCGCGGCCCGCAGCGACGATCCGTCGCCGGCGGAGGGGCCTCCCGACACCGAGTACGTGACGTCGTGGGAATCGCGTACCTCCACGGAGAACTCGCGTACCACCAGCCAGTAGCCGTCGTTGCCGCCGGTGGCCCGGTAACGGACGTACCGCGCGGTCGTCCCGGCCGGTGCGCTCGCCCGCACCTCCGCGGTGGTCCCGGTCGTGAGCGCCGTCCACGACTGCCCGTCGGCGGAGTACTCCAGCGTGCCGGCGTGGATGTAGTCGTTCGCGCTGCCCGCCTTGGACATCAGGACGGCGACGTCACCGATCTCGTGCACCGCGCCCAGGTCGACACCCACCGAGTCGCCCGGCGAGGGCGGACTGTCGGTCCAGTAGAAGGTGCCGAGGTCACCGTCGACCATACGGTCCGGCGCGTTGTCGGCGTACGTCCCGAGCGTCGTCGTCGGCACGGGCCGGGTCTTGGTCAGCCCCAGCCACTTGTCGTTGGCCTCCTCGGCGTCGGCGATGAACCTGTCCAGCACACCGTCGGCGATCCGCGGGTAGGTGCTGTTGTGCGGGGCGCGCGTGTCCCGGATCGCCTTGGCCCGTTCGATCAGCGGCGCGATCCGCTGCCGGTCCCGCCACGCCCGCGCGCCGTCGTCGGCGACCTGGGCGTCCAGCATGTCGAGTGCGGCGAGCCCTGCCTGCGCCCACAGCTGTGTCGCGTCCAGCCAGGCGGTCGCCTCGGGCACGAACCGTGGGTCGGTCACCCCCGCGCGGATCACACTCGGTGCCTTGCCGAGCGCCTGGACGTACGCTCGAAGAGCCGCGATCGCCGCACCGCGGTCGCCGGCCTCCCAGGTGGACCAGAAGGTGTCGATCCGCCGGCGCAGCTCGGGTGCCTGGGTCTTGTGCAGCGTTCCGTCGTAGGTCGACACGTCCGCGAACATCGCCAGCGCGGCCGCCGTGGCGGCGTCCCCTCCGGCGAGCTCGTTCAGCGCCGCCTCCCACGCCGCCCGGTCGTCGAACGTCGCGTCGTGCCAGGAGAAGTCGGCGAAGGAGAACAACGCGAGCTTGCTCGTCGCGGCCTGGTTCGAGGGGTTGGAGATGACCCCGACCACGTGCTCGGACAACCCGCGCTCACGCCCGGTGTAGGGGCCGAGGGGCAGCCGGCCGGCGATGTAGTCGTTGACCGGGTAGTTGTCCCAGACCAGGATCTGGTGCCCGAAGACGGCCTTCGCCGCGGCGGCCTGGGCGTTGGTGATCGTGGTCGGCACCACCCCCACACCCGTCCAGTGCACGACGACGTGCGGATCGAGGTTGTCGCGGATGGCCCTCTTGTACGGCGACTCGGTGGTGTTGTAGTACTCCGTCGGCACCATCTGCAACGGAGCCACGTCACCCTTGCTGTCAACCCAGGCTTGCACACGGTTGAGGAGGTACGCCTGCGCCTTGCCCGCACCGGCGGCGCCGGTCCCGAACTTCGCCGGGTCCGCGTCACAGTGCCAGGTGTTGTAGTCGATGTCGTCCAGCGGCACGTTGAACGCCCGGCCGCCCAGGGCGTAGATCGCGTCGAACTTCGCCAGCAGCGCGTCGAGATCGGCCTGGGACGAGTAGCAGATCGACAGCCCCGGCGACAGCGCGAAGGTGAAGTCGACGTGGTTCTGGCGCGCTCGGTCCACCAGCGTGCCGAGCTCGGCGAGCTTGTCCGCCGGATAGGGGTCGCGCCAGCGTTCGCGGTGGAACGGGTCGTCCTTCGGCGCGTACTCGTACGTGTTCAGCTTGTGCGCGCCGAGGTAGTCCACGTGGTCGAGCCGGTCCGCCTGGGTGTACGGCGTTCCGTAGAAGCCCTCGATCGAGCCGCGGTAGCGCATGCTCGGCCAGTCCCGGATCGCGACACCGGGCAGCGCGTCCGGACCGGCCTGCTGCCGTACGAGCTGGCGGAAACTCTGGGCGGCGTAGTAGGTGCCGTCCGCGTCGGCGCCGTCGAGCACGACCTGCGCACGGTCGTCGGGCGTACGACCGGCCGCGAGCACGTAGCCCTCGGCGGGCAGTCCCGACGGTCCGTCGACTCCCAGCCCGGTCAGGACGTCCTTGCCGCCACCGAGCCACACCGTCACCGGCGTACCCGGGTCGTCCCCGTCGGTGGCCACGATGTCGGTGACCCCCGCGCGGGTGAGCGTGTCCCTGACCACTTTCTCCGCCGAGGGGTCCGTCGTGCTCCCGCGGACGAGGCCCACGGTGGTGGTCAGCGTGAACCCGTCGTCGCGGGCGCTCTCCTGCTGAGGAGTCGGCCACACCTTCGGCAGGTCCGCCGGAGTCTCCGCCGGAGCGTTCGCCGGAGCGGCGACCGCTCCCGGCATCGGCACCGACATCGGCACGAGCACTGCCGCCGCCGCGATGGTCAGGGCTGCTGTGAGTCGGGCGGCCACCGTGCCTCCTCACCTGTCACGTCGCCGCGTGCGTCGTGACTGTGGATGAACGAACGCGAACGCACAGAGATCGCGCCGGTCCCGGGCATCCTCCGGGCAGGGACACCGCGTCGTCAAGGGCAGCCGTGATCCACGGCCGACCACGGCCGACCACGGCGCCGACCTCAGCCGACCGCGACCGTGGCCGGCGGGACCGGCCCCGTTACCGTTCCCGTACCGTTTCCCCTCCCCCACGGTGGTGTCATGAAGGCGATCATGTTCGGCGGCGCGCTCTCGCTGGTTCTGTCCCTGGCGCTGACGCCCATGGTGGCCCGGTTCTTCCTGCGAAAGGGGCTCGGCCAGCCGATCCACGACGACATGCCGATGCACCAGGTCAAGCAGGGCACGCCCACGATGGGCGGTTCGGCCGTCATCGCCGCCGCTGCCGTCGGCTATCTGGCCGCGCACCTCGTCGCCGGCTCCGGGCCCTCGGCGTCCGGCGTGCTCGTCCTGCTTCTGCTGGTCGGCCTCGGCGTGGTGGGCTTCCTCGACGACTACCTGAAGATCACCCGGGAACGAAACCTCGGTCTGCGCGGCCGCACCAAGCTGATCGGCCAGACCCTCGTCGCCGTCGTGTTCGCCGTCCTCGCCGTCCGGCTACCCGACGCGGACGGGCTCACCCCCGCGTCGACGTTCGTCTCGTTCATGCGCGACCTGCCCGGCCTGCAACTGGGAGCGGTGGTGTTCGTGCTGTGGGCGCTGTTCATGGTATCGGCCACCTCGAACGGCGTGAACCTGATCGACGGCATGGACGGACTGTCCGCGGGCACCTGCACCCTCGTCTTCGCCGGTTACACGGTCATCGGTGTCTGGCAGTTCAAGCAGTCCTGCAGCGCGGGCGTCCTGCCCGGCTGCTATCAGGTACGCGACCCGTACGACCTCGCCATTCTCGCGTTCTCCCTGGCCGCCGCCTGCGCCGGATTCCTGTGGTGGAACGCCAACCCGGCCCGGATCTTCATCGGTG
This Actinopolymorpha cephalotaxi DNA region includes the following protein-coding sequences:
- a CDS encoding phytanoyl-CoA dioxygenase family protein gives rise to the protein MLDTFQEQGYAVFPDFLGKEEIETLKVAVDEHASTRPQRNAYESNEIGALTWHPRALEQVDKVMGGQRYVFHHIHAARHDAGTRGVAWHQDYEQYPQTNRSHLMVHVFFYLNGLNGTIGDLLLVPGSQDHAVESNALTFLGDSDLPGSITVDDVSPGSMLIVHSGMWHARRAKPGGEGSPRFFIDMSFCQSGVKWPSYGRGDGMLADLRARHEADGGTRPWLFDEGQFFDSTGARKQAQKLQGSVLLDLPQWQNS
- a CDS encoding aminoglycoside phosphotransferase family protein, producing MTVNRFEIDEPLVRSLVRAQHPDLADLELRPVAGGWDNQLWRLGDHLAVRLPRSQRAPSLLHKEQRWLPVLASRLPLPVPVPVRDGEPSALFPMPWAVTTWVPGEPADRIPISRGPHAAETLAGFLRALHVRAPAGAPANPKRGVPLGAVATEFEQKLEAVDAGVEVADVRSVWNDGVTAPGWNGPPVWIHGDLHPANVVTSAGTLSGVLDFGELCAGDPATDLAAAWLLLPAGTASHFFASYAIADDATVRRARAWAVLRGVSLIGIGQAAERGLPGGQPTWGSAGRATLDRVLAAG
- a CDS encoding MFS transporter → MLLPVLSLMLVVFSFTTGEFVISGILPEVADGLSVSVAAAGLLASAYAVGMIVGGPVVTVMTARLARKPLVVGLVAVSLLANAASALAPNYPALLASRLAAGLVVATFFAVAIATAVSMAPPTKQASTVAKVTLGMNLGIILGAPIGTFVGQHFGWRATFAAIAVLTLGALAMVLRFVPAERRPDSGSVVAELRVFADRNVQLALALTAVGNVGIVTVFIYLAPLLTDAGGFAATSVPVLLLVYGAGAVVGNFAGGRLSDRAGVLSLVGLLAALAAVLLLAWLSSGIRPVMVVLVFGMGLLGFAIIPGMQTRVVTAAATAPTLAVAVNASGFQLAAAFAGWLGGRLVDSAPGTCSIYLAGALLTLAGLAVALHALRRDRQAVRVPAT
- a CDS encoding SDR family NAD(P)-dependent oxidoreductase; this encodes MTSRFTGRTALVTGAGSGIGRAVALAFAAEGANVVVAGRRPEPLEETVALIEHAGGDHGKAMTFPADVSSAVDATVLVQAAVDTFGSLDVAVNNAGVLRGGGTSLADLPEADWQAQLDINVTGVFHALQAQIRQMRTQPGGGSIVNIASQLGMHARRPGTAAYATTKAAVTALSRAAALDHAGEGVRINVVSPGPTATSMSLRGGETEAERAERVRHDLPLGRVSATEEIAAAVLYLASEDAASVVGADLVVDSGAAL
- a CDS encoding TetR/AcrR family transcriptional regulator gives rise to the protein MARTKEFDPDAAVQSALELFWRRGYEATSMADLVEHLGIGRASLYATFGSKHDLYLTAMDRYCESRDSRNLRELSAPGPALPAVRALVRRFAADAADEKAGPVGCFVTNTAAELAPHDPAAARRVEHSWDQSETMLHSALVRAQAQGELPGDRDPRALARMLLVFLQGLRVVGKATSDPARIRDAADQVLALLD
- a CDS encoding beta-N-acetylglucosaminidase domain-containing protein, which translates into the protein MAARLTAALTIAAAAVLVPMSVPMPGAVAAPANAPAETPADLPKVWPTPQQESARDDGFTLTTTVGLVRGSTTDPSAEKVVRDTLTRAGVTDIVATDGDDPGTPVTVWLGGGKDVLTGLGVDGPSGLPAEGYVLAAGRTPDDRAQVVLDGADADGTYYAAQSFRQLVRQQAGPDALPGVAIRDWPSMRYRGSIEGFYGTPYTQADRLDHVDYLGAHKLNTYEYAPKDDPFHRERWRDPYPADKLAELGTLVDRARQNHVDFTFALSPGLSICYSSQADLDALLAKFDAIYALGGRAFNVPLDDIDYNTWHCDADPAKFGTGAAGAGKAQAYLLNRVQAWVDSKGDVAPLQMVPTEYYNTTESPYKRAIRDNLDPHVVVHWTGVGVVPTTITNAQAAAAKAVFGHQILVWDNYPVNDYIAGRLPLGPYTGRERGLSEHVVGVISNPSNQAATSKLALFSFADFSWHDATFDDRAAWEAALNELAGGDAATAAALAMFADVSTYDGTLHKTQAPELRRRIDTFWSTWEAGDRGAAIAALRAYVQALGKAPSVIRAGVTDPRFVPEATAWLDATQLWAQAGLAALDMLDAQVADDGARAWRDRQRIAPLIERAKAIRDTRAPHNSTYPRIADGVLDRFIADAEEANDKWLGLTKTRPVPTTTLGTYADNAPDRMVDGDLGTFYWTDSPPSPGDSVGVDLGAVHEIGDVAVLMSKAGSANDYIHAGTLEYSADGQSWTALTTGTTAEVRASAPAGTTARYVRYRATGGNDGYWLVVREFSVEVRDSHDVTYSVSGGPSAGDGSSLRAAADGTVDTWYRAASTPADGDALVVTASRSRPLASVVVLTSPDARAKVQVRDGSRRWRTLGALAPDFTELSAGGRETNAVRLVWATGSPPPAVAEVVFRYARG
- the mraY gene encoding phospho-N-acetylmuramoyl-pentapeptide-transferase — encoded protein: MKAIMFGGALSLVLSLALTPMVARFFLRKGLGQPIHDDMPMHQVKQGTPTMGGSAVIAAAAVGYLAAHLVAGSGPSASGVLVLLLLVGLGVVGFLDDYLKITRERNLGLRGRTKLIGQTLVAVVFAVLAVRLPDADGLTPASTFVSFMRDLPGLQLGAVVFVLWALFMVSATSNGVNLIDGMDGLSAGTCTLVFAGYTVIGVWQFKQSCSAGVLPGCYQVRDPYDLAILAFSLAAACAGFLWWNANPARIFIGDTGALGLGGAIAGLAITTRTELLLVVIGGLYVAANASVILQRGYFKLTRRLTGTPRRIFLNSPIQFHFALKGWPEITIVIRFWIIGGILVATGVGMFYAEWLTHS